The Metabacillus sediminilitoris genome window below encodes:
- a CDS encoding LysR family transcriptional regulator, with protein sequence MEMKWIKTFVITAKYENFRKTSEELFLTQPAVTKHIKRLEESLNIQLFDRIGNKVALTPAGHTFLLYARELISKYEQGMKDFESWKQGYNRKLVIAAAPQIASSFLPSILRNFIDENPNIEVIINVLKSYDIGEEISSGRADLGLTRILPIHTNIKNKMIHEESVILVGPNEGKEAAFLDEQTILHKYRLITHNHPDYWDNLLNNVKRYYPTVQTMKVTQAEVTKRFIEEGLGVSYLPITMVKNEIDRNKLVEIKPEKIIPPTSSTYVLTKVETDEVLKFITFLGASISTF encoded by the coding sequence ATGGAAATGAAATGGATAAAGACATTCGTTATTACTGCTAAGTATGAGAATTTCAGGAAAACCTCAGAAGAACTGTTTCTAACACAACCTGCTGTAACTAAACATATTAAAAGGCTGGAAGAAAGCCTTAATATTCAATTGTTTGACAGAATAGGCAATAAAGTTGCTCTTACACCAGCAGGTCATACATTTCTTTTATATGCAAGGGAGTTAATATCAAAGTATGAGCAAGGAATGAAAGATTTTGAATCGTGGAAACAAGGATATAATCGAAAGTTAGTTATTGCTGCTGCACCACAAATCGCATCATCATTCCTCCCATCTATACTAAGGAATTTTATTGATGAAAATCCAAATATAGAAGTCATCATAAATGTACTGAAATCTTATGATATAGGCGAGGAAATCAGTTCAGGGAGAGCAGACTTAGGACTAACAAGAATTCTACCTATCCATACAAATATAAAGAACAAGATGATTCATGAAGAATCTGTTATATTAGTTGGACCTAATGAAGGCAAAGAGGCGGCTTTTCTTGATGAACAAACGATACTACATAAGTACAGGCTAATAACTCATAACCACCCAGATTATTGGGATAATCTTTTAAACAATGTTAAGAGGTATTATCCAACTGTGCAAACAATGAAAGTTACTCAAGCAGAAGTGACAAAGCGTTTCATAGAAGAAGGACTTGGAGTCTCCTATTTACCTATTACTATGGTTAAAAACGAAATAGATAGGAATAAACTGGTAGAAATAAAGCCAGAAAAAATTATCCCGCCAACATCCTCTACCTATGTATTAACAAAAGTAGAAACAGATGAAGTATTGAAGTTTATTACATTTTTAGGAGCTTCAATTTCAACGTTTTAA
- a CDS encoding CynX/NimT family MFS transporter: MELRKPYTKSLYIYLLLAGIVLVAFNLRPAITSLGPLIGMIQEDIGLAHWSAGLLMSLPLITFAVMSPIVPKLANRFSNELVLIFGLLLLLIGIGIRSISLSFFLFTGTLLVGVGIAIGNVLLPAIVKDKFPKKFGLMTSVYSTSMGLIASLASGVSVPLADRFQLGWQGSLIVWGLPAVLAIFIWGYLLKYRQGNPTEIKKVQSQHHHVWRSRLAWQIAIFMGFQSFLFYVTISWLPEILHARGMSMETAGWLLSFTQIMGLPASFFIPVIAGNYRSQLWIACALGVCSIIGYSGLFLGNSELNLIASIMLIGFALGGNFPLALSYLGLRTKNAKQAAELSGMAQSIGYILAAVGPMFIGYLYDIAHIWTVPLITLIIISAVMTVFGMSAGRDRFIGDSPSSL, encoded by the coding sequence GTGGAATTGCGAAAGCCTTATACGAAATCATTGTACATATATTTACTTTTAGCTGGGATTGTTCTAGTTGCGTTTAATTTAAGACCTGCAATTACATCTTTAGGACCGTTAATTGGGATGATTCAAGAGGATATCGGATTAGCTCATTGGAGTGCCGGCTTGCTGATGAGTCTGCCGCTCATTACATTTGCGGTTATGTCTCCGATTGTGCCAAAACTCGCCAATCGCTTTTCGAATGAGCTTGTCTTGATTTTTGGTTTGCTTTTGCTGTTAATTGGTATTGGCATTCGTTCGATCTCGCTGTCCTTTTTTCTTTTCACGGGCACTCTTTTAGTAGGGGTAGGCATAGCCATTGGTAATGTTTTATTGCCGGCAATCGTTAAAGATAAATTCCCAAAGAAATTTGGGTTGATGACGAGTGTTTATTCAACCTCAATGGGATTGATTGCATCTCTTGCATCAGGTGTTAGTGTACCACTTGCGGATCGTTTCCAGCTAGGCTGGCAAGGATCGTTAATTGTCTGGGGTTTGCCAGCTGTGTTAGCTATTTTCATTTGGGGCTATCTTCTAAAATACCGACAAGGCAATCCAACGGAAATAAAGAAGGTTCAATCACAGCATCACCATGTCTGGCGTTCACGACTTGCATGGCAGATCGCCATCTTCATGGGGTTTCAGTCCTTTTTATTTTATGTCACGATCTCGTGGTTACCTGAGATTCTCCACGCTCGTGGGATGAGTATGGAAACAGCTGGCTGGCTGCTTTCCTTTACACAAATTATGGGTTTACCTGCAAGTTTCTTCATTCCAGTCATCGCAGGTAATTACCGCTCACAGCTATGGATTGCATGTGCGTTAGGTGTATGTTCAATCATTGGTTACAGCGGGTTATTTCTAGGCAATTCTGAACTGAATTTGATTGCAAGTATTATGTTAATCGGCTTCGCATTAGGTGGGAACTTTCCATTAGCTTTAAGCTATTTAGGATTGCGAACGAAAAATGCAAAGCAAGCTGCAGAGCTGTCAGGAATGGCACAATCAATTGGCTATATACTAGCAGCAGTTGGTCCGATGTTTATTGGGTATTTGTACGACATTGCACACATATGGACTGTTCCGCTTATCACACTGATTATTATCTCAGCGGTCATGACTGTATTTGGCATGAGTGCTGGAAGGGATCGATTTATTGGGGACAGTCCCTCATCGCTATAA
- a CDS encoding GTP pyrophosphokinase — MEVSTKGSLAQFKTLKNEITRFMMSYKFALDEMNTKIDILKQEFHYIHDYNPIEHVKSRLKSPESIFKKMQRKGYDFTLSAIKKNIRDIAGIRITCPFISDIYELSAMLQKQKDIKVIECKDYIKEPKQNGYQSLHLILEIPIFMSDKEDHIPVEIQIRTIAMDFWASLEHKIYYKYDNEIPENIKNDLKAAALSAAQLDKKMESIHKEMNTFKELNDKEQELQIKLFEKERFHIPQDLLLHLIK; from the coding sequence ATGGAAGTTTCAACAAAAGGAAGTTTAGCTCAATTTAAAACATTAAAAAACGAAATCACTCGATTTATGATGTCCTATAAGTTTGCTTTAGATGAAATGAATACCAAAATTGATATTTTAAAGCAAGAATTTCACTATATTCACGATTATAATCCGATTGAACATGTGAAATCCCGATTAAAATCACCTGAAAGTATCTTTAAAAAGATGCAGAGGAAAGGGTATGACTTCACATTATCAGCGATCAAGAAAAATATTCGCGATATAGCAGGTATTCGAATTACATGCCCATTTATTTCAGATATTTATGAATTGAGTGCGATGCTGCAAAAACAAAAAGATATAAAAGTCATTGAATGTAAAGATTATATTAAAGAACCGAAGCAAAATGGGTATCAAAGCCTCCACTTAATCTTAGAAATTCCAATTTTTATGTCAGATAAAGAAGACCATATCCCTGTTGAAATTCAAATTCGAACGATCGCGATGGATTTCTGGGCAAGCTTGGAACACAAAATTTATTATAAATATGACAACGAAATCCCTGAAAACATAAAAAATGATTTAAAAGCCGCTGCACTTTCAGCAGCACAATTAGATAAGAAAATGGAAAGTATTCATAAAGAAATGAACACGTTTAAAGAGCTTAATGACAAAGAACAGGAACTGCAAATCAAATTGTTTGAAAAAGAAAGGTTTCATATTCCTCAAGACTTATTGCTTCATTTAATAAAATAA
- a CDS encoding TetR/AcrR family transcriptional regulator, producing the protein MPKITFFNLPEDKKQKLIAAAKQEYSRVPLYEASITNIIKKAGIPRGSFYQYFEDKEDAFFFLLKELTKEYKKNFLLLLKNNNGDLFDTMASFFELIIKEEDNIHFLRNTFLNMTFKIERTFASSFSEIEMNENFQRMSNLINKSTLNVANDKELFHLMQIISSVTFRNFVKIFAQEVTLEEAMNDYMIEMNLLKNGLFRNNGESTSNTK; encoded by the coding sequence ATGCCGAAAATTACTTTTTTTAATCTACCAGAGGATAAAAAACAAAAATTAATTGCTGCAGCAAAACAAGAATATTCAAGAGTACCTTTATATGAGGCATCCATTACGAACATTATTAAAAAAGCCGGCATTCCTCGCGGCAGTTTTTATCAATACTTTGAAGACAAAGAAGACGCATTTTTCTTTTTATTAAAAGAACTAACGAAAGAATATAAGAAAAATTTTCTCTTACTCTTGAAAAACAATAATGGCGATTTATTTGACACGATGGCCTCATTTTTTGAATTGATCATAAAAGAAGAAGATAATATTCATTTTTTGCGTAATACGTTTTTAAATATGACATTTAAAATTGAACGGACATTTGCGAGCAGTTTCAGTGAAATTGAAATGAATGAAAATTTTCAGAGAATGAGTAACTTAATAAATAAGTCCACCTTAAACGTAGCGAATGATAAGGAATTGTTCCATCTCATGCAAATTATATCGTCTGTCACATTTCGTAACTTTGTGAAGATTTTTGCCCAAGAAGTCACACTTGAAGAAGCAATGAATGACTATATGATTGAGATGAATTTGTTGAAGAATGGACTGTTTCGAAATAATGGGGAGAGTACATCCAATACTAAATAA
- a CDS encoding YolD-like family protein, producing the protein MILKELSTNELITIDYYKEGMIKTCKAYVLYLNVNDQTLLIKDEQLIVYSIHLSGIKEILFTEYV; encoded by the coding sequence ATGATTTTAAAGGAATTATCAACAAATGAGTTGATCACGATTGATTATTACAAAGAGGGAATGATTAAAACATGTAAGGCTTATGTTTTATATCTTAACGTAAATGATCAAACTCTTTTGATAAAGGATGAACAGCTAATCGTCTACTCTATTCATTTATCGGGTATAAAGGAGATTCTGTTTACAGAATACGTGTGA
- a CDS encoding MFS transporter codes for MKTINVGEIIDNQKFNRFHLQLLICCMFIIICDGYDMFMLGTIIPTLMDEWGISPIEAGALSSYALIGMMLGALIFGPVADKIGRKNVIFLCTIIFSVFTFTSGFANGFALFAVQRFIAGLGLGGVMPNLVALITEYAPKKLRSTLVAIMFSGHALGGVVASVGAIYLIPNFGWRMVVWLAAVPLLLLPLLNKVLPESINFYVLRNQKDTLISVLSQIDPNTNYSKTDKYILNAEKSTGFPVKKLFSEHRALSTIMFWISFFMCLLVMYGLSTWLPKIMQGAGYPLGSSLTFLLTLNIGAVIGAITGGKLADRFGSRKVLISYFLLAFVSLLLLSFKPSMFLLYVLLMIAGGTTTGTQIITNAYVSQYYPSEIRSTGIGWALGIGRIGGIMGPTLVGILLSQQFSLQVNFLAFAIPCLVAVIAIWFVQEKYSQTYQVAKPNDQIGKIV; via the coding sequence TTGAAAACGATCAATGTGGGAGAAATTATCGATAATCAAAAATTTAACCGTTTTCACTTACAGTTACTAATCTGTTGTATGTTTATTATTATTTGTGATGGTTATGATATGTTCATGTTAGGAACCATTATCCCGACATTAATGGACGAGTGGGGAATTAGTCCAATTGAAGCGGGAGCACTTAGCAGCTACGCGTTAATTGGGATGATGTTAGGTGCGTTAATTTTTGGACCTGTTGCCGATAAAATCGGCAGAAAAAATGTGATTTTTTTATGCACAATCATCTTCTCAGTCTTTACCTTTACTTCAGGGTTTGCAAATGGATTTGCATTATTTGCTGTGCAGCGTTTTATCGCTGGATTAGGACTTGGAGGGGTTATGCCAAACCTCGTTGCCTTAATTACCGAGTATGCTCCTAAAAAATTGAGAAGTACATTAGTGGCCATCATGTTTAGCGGACATGCATTAGGGGGTGTAGTTGCATCTGTCGGTGCGATCTATTTAATTCCGAATTTCGGCTGGAGAATGGTCGTATGGCTGGCGGCTGTACCATTACTATTATTACCGCTCTTAAATAAAGTTCTTCCAGAATCAATTAACTTTTATGTGTTACGAAATCAAAAAGATACATTGATTTCTGTTCTAAGTCAAATTGATCCTAATACAAACTATAGCAAAACAGATAAATATATTCTAAACGCAGAAAAAAGCACAGGCTTCCCAGTTAAAAAATTATTTAGTGAACACCGTGCCTTAAGTACGATCATGTTCTGGATTTCGTTTTTTATGTGTCTCCTCGTAATGTATGGACTAAGCACATGGCTGCCGAAAATCATGCAAGGAGCAGGCTATCCATTAGGCTCAAGTCTCACCTTCCTCTTAACTTTAAATATTGGAGCAGTAATCGGTGCTATCACAGGCGGAAAATTAGCAGATCGTTTTGGATCAAGAAAAGTACTCATTTCATACTTTCTTTTAGCTTTCGTATCTCTCTTACTCTTAAGCTTTAAACCAAGTATGTTTCTATTATATGTGTTATTAATGATTGCCGGTGGAACAACAACAGGGACACAAATTATTACAAATGCCTATGTATCGCAATATTATCCATCAGAAATTAGATCAACAGGGATCGGCTGGGCCCTAGGTATCGGAAGAATCGGCGGAATTATGGGACCAACATTGGTAGGTATTTTATTAAGCCAACAATTCTCTCTGCAAGTAAACTTCCTAGCCTTTGCCATACCTTGTCTAGTAGCCGTGATTGCGATTTGGTTTGTACAGGAGAAGTATAGCCAAACATATCAAGTTGCGAAGCCTAATGATCAGATTGGGAAAATTGTTTAG
- a CDS encoding amidohydrolase: protein MSKTIFTNGKIYTLNKNQPIVESIVVENGKIVELGSHEDMILQWGRHDTTIIDLQGKMATPGMIDSHLHLSGVAFNLLDLDLVGVTSKHDMLHKIREKAGAIPQGKWLIGIGWDENLFNDGSTIPTIEELDYVAPNCPIFLKRICHHAFLVNSKALEVCQYDPSMTVPTGGQIVLDPVTKKPNGLILETAAKLFTDQILDKSFDELKHGLELAMQLAVTKGLTSVHTNDPLYFGGLDQTYKLYNEIINHDHKGLRCNLLIDYPFLNDLKERGMAAGFGNEKLQIGAIKFFADGAFGRRTALLKEPYHDAPQQFGEEMQDKAALFDMFKEVKEYGMPIAVHTIGDKALEDVLDLLDQLPKGQHRDRFIHVSLIREELIARLADSSRIADIQPRFVVSDYPWIKERLGEEREKNLYAWKTLLSRGVICAGGSDAPVEPLDPLLGLHAALTRRLPSQSHQGWNEKEKLSILEAVKLFTIGGAYATNEEHVKGTLTQAKFADMTVFSKDLFAIEHPDELLSNKVEMTIIDGEVRC from the coding sequence ATGTCAAAAACGATTTTTACAAATGGAAAAATTTATACATTAAATAAGAATCAACCTATAGTTGAATCGATTGTCGTAGAAAATGGGAAAATTGTAGAGCTCGGTTCACATGAAGATATGATCCTGCAATGGGGCAGGCATGATACAACGATTATTGATTTACAAGGGAAAATGGCGACACCCGGCATGATTGACAGTCATCTGCATCTTTCCGGTGTTGCGTTTAATTTGCTCGATCTTGATTTAGTTGGTGTGACTTCGAAACACGACATGCTTCATAAAATACGTGAAAAGGCAGGAGCGATTCCACAAGGAAAATGGTTAATTGGCATTGGTTGGGATGAAAATTTATTCAATGATGGCAGTACGATTCCGACTATTGAAGAATTAGACTATGTTGCACCGAATTGTCCAATCTTTTTAAAAAGAATTTGTCACCATGCTTTTTTAGTCAATAGTAAGGCACTCGAAGTATGTCAATACGATCCGTCAATGACCGTGCCGACAGGTGGACAAATTGTTCTTGATCCAGTTACGAAGAAGCCAAACGGATTAATCCTTGAAACGGCAGCAAAGCTTTTTACGGATCAAATTCTAGATAAATCATTTGATGAACTGAAACATGGCCTTGAACTAGCCATGCAGCTAGCTGTAACAAAAGGCTTAACAAGCGTGCATACAAATGATCCGTTATATTTTGGAGGTTTAGATCAAACATATAAACTGTATAATGAAATCATCAATCATGACCATAAAGGTTTAAGATGCAATCTATTAATCGATTATCCTTTCTTGAACGATTTAAAAGAAAGAGGAATGGCTGCTGGATTTGGGAATGAGAAATTACAAATTGGAGCGATTAAGTTTTTTGCAGACGGGGCATTTGGAAGAAGGACAGCTCTCTTAAAGGAGCCTTATCATGATGCACCACAACAATTTGGTGAGGAAATGCAGGACAAGGCTGCACTTTTTGACATGTTCAAAGAGGTGAAAGAGTACGGGATGCCAATTGCTGTTCATACAATCGGTGATAAAGCGTTAGAAGATGTATTGGATTTATTAGATCAGCTGCCAAAAGGACAACATCGGGACCGCTTTATTCATGTTTCTCTTATCCGGGAGGAATTGATAGCACGTTTAGCTGATTCAAGCCGTATCGCTGATATTCAGCCTCGATTTGTTGTGAGTGATTATCCATGGATTAAAGAAAGACTTGGTGAAGAAAGAGAAAAGAATCTATATGCATGGAAAACACTGCTTTCAAGAGGAGTCATTTGTGCAGGCGGCTCAGATGCACCTGTAGAACCATTAGATCCATTACTAGGTCTTCATGCAGCACTGACAAGAAGATTACCATCACAATCACACCAAGGCTGGAACGAAAAAGAAAAATTATCAATATTGGAAGCTGTTAAATTGTTTACAATAGGCGGCGCCTATGCAACAAATGAAGAGCATGTCAAAGGTACGTTAACACAAGCCAAATTTGCTGATATGACAGTCTTTTCAAAAGACCTATTTGCAATCGAACATCCAGACGAGCTTTTAAGCAATAAGGTTGAAATGACGATTATTGATGGAGAGGTGCGGTGTTAG
- a CDS encoding MFS transporter — translation MSATAVKPTGNLFANRFVVAIMASNFLLQLGIWVRNFAILLYVTEITNNDPLYVSLISVAEFAPIFIFSFIGGTFADRWKPKLTMVWCDLLSAVSIFVVLLTLLYGSWQTIFFATFVSAILSQFSMPSAMKLLKQHVPGEQLQSVMAMFQSLMAIFMVIGPVIGAFVYQKYGIYTSIGVMGTMFLLSAVVLFTLPRDAAKEKTEEENNFKKELADGFRYVMSKKILRSMGSIFAFCGLAVGLISPLMIFVTIEKLGLPKDYLQWLLMANGVGMLLGGGIVFAISKKISPQKLLALGIFASMIGTIGVGLSTNFVLTILLQLFNGLFFPCIHIGINTLILKNTDEAFIGRVNGVLNPLFMGMMVIGMSASGIVKTPLTLTGVYVLSGVLFLIGTLLTFPLFNLKDENTEVQPVLENK, via the coding sequence ATGTCCGCTACAGCAGTCAAACCGACTGGGAATCTTTTTGCAAATCGATTTGTTGTGGCGATCATGGCATCAAACTTCTTGCTGCAGCTCGGTATTTGGGTGCGGAATTTTGCGATTCTATTATACGTGACAGAAATCACAAATAATGATCCATTGTATGTTTCGTTGATTTCTGTTGCGGAGTTTGCGCCAATCTTTATCTTTTCATTTATTGGAGGAACATTTGCAGACCGCTGGAAGCCTAAGCTTACGATGGTTTGGTGTGATTTATTATCAGCTGTTTCCATTTTTGTTGTGTTACTTACACTTCTTTACGGTTCATGGCAGACGATTTTCTTTGCAACATTTGTATCAGCTATTTTATCTCAATTTTCTATGCCTTCAGCCATGAAGCTGTTAAAGCAGCATGTTCCAGGTGAACAATTACAATCTGTTATGGCGATGTTCCAATCATTAATGGCGATCTTTATGGTCATCGGTCCAGTTATAGGGGCATTTGTTTATCAAAAGTATGGCATCTATACGTCGATTGGTGTAATGGGAACGATGTTTTTACTTTCAGCAGTTGTTTTATTCACTCTTCCACGAGATGCAGCGAAAGAGAAAACAGAAGAGGAAAATAATTTCAAGAAAGAATTAGCAGATGGATTTCGCTATGTCATGTCAAAGAAAATTCTAAGATCAATGGGATCAATCTTTGCTTTTTGTGGTCTGGCGGTTGGCCTTATTTCACCATTGATGATCTTTGTAACGATTGAAAAATTGGGCTTGCCAAAGGATTATCTTCAGTGGTTACTCATGGCAAATGGGGTAGGTATGCTGCTTGGCGGAGGAATTGTCTTTGCGATTTCAAAGAAAATCTCCCCGCAAAAGCTTCTTGCACTCGGTATCTTCGCAAGTATGATTGGGACGATCGGTGTTGGTTTGTCAACAAATTTCGTTTTAACCATTCTTCTTCAACTTTTTAACGGTTTATTTTTCCCATGCATTCATATTGGGATTAATACGTTAATCCTAAAAAATACGGATGAGGCTTTTATCGGACGTGTTAATGGTGTCCTCAATCCGTTATTTATGGGAATGATGGTCATTGGTATGTCAGCATCTGGAATTGTAAAGACCCCGCTGACATTGACTGGTGTGTATGTACTTTCAGGTGTCTTATTCCTTATTGGAACATTGCTTACATTTCCACTTTTCAATTTAAAGGATGAAAATACAGAGGTACAGCCGGTTTTGGAAAATAAATAA
- a CDS encoding ribonuclease J translates to MGTKNNGLSIFALGGINEIGKNMYVVQYADEIIIIDCGAKFPDESLLGIDLIIPDLTYLVENKEKIKAMIVTHGHEDHIGGIPYFLKKLNVPIYATKFTLGLIELKLTEHKLLRETELKSIDDQSRIQFDEMSLSFFKTSHSIPDCLGIVFHTPEGNVVHTGDFKFDLTPVNNQYSDIHKMAEIGQQGVLLLLSESTNAERSGSTPTERRVGDHIDEAFMKAKRKVIISTFASNVNRVQQVVSAALKTNRKLALLGRSMVNVIDVAIKRGYLQVPEGMLIEPHQINALPPEQVAILCTGSQGEPLAALARLSTSSFRGVEILPEDTVILAASPIPGNERNVSRIIDNLFQLGAHVIYGSGSSTGMHVSGHGYQEDLKLMLTLMKPTYFIPIHGEFRMLHHHRQLAESVGVRKNHTFIINNGDVVDIENKEARQTRKIPSGNTYVDGIGVGDVGEIVLRDRKQLSEDGMIVIVLTISKSERKMISRPDTISRGFVYARDSEDLLRKVNHLVEKNVNDLLAEDIHQWNVLKQNIKKSLGQYLFEKTKRKPMILPIIIEV, encoded by the coding sequence TTGGGTACAAAGAACAATGGATTATCAATTTTCGCCTTAGGCGGGATTAATGAAATCGGTAAAAACATGTATGTGGTCCAATATGCAGATGAGATTATTATTATCGACTGCGGGGCGAAGTTTCCTGATGAAAGTTTATTAGGAATTGACTTGATCATTCCTGATCTTACCTATCTTGTTGAAAATAAAGAAAAGATTAAAGCGATGATTGTGACACATGGGCATGAGGATCACATTGGGGGCATTCCTTACTTTTTAAAAAAATTAAACGTACCTATATATGCAACTAAGTTTACCTTAGGTTTAATTGAATTAAAATTAACGGAACATAAGCTTCTTAGAGAAACCGAACTAAAATCAATTGATGATCAATCACGTATTCAGTTTGATGAAATGAGTTTATCGTTTTTCAAAACAAGCCATAGTATTCCGGATTGTTTGGGTATTGTTTTTCATACACCAGAAGGAAATGTCGTCCATACCGGTGACTTTAAATTTGATTTAACTCCTGTAAACAATCAATATTCGGATATACATAAAATGGCGGAGATCGGTCAGCAAGGTGTGCTCTTGCTATTATCAGAGAGTACGAATGCTGAACGTTCTGGGTCGACTCCGACTGAACGACGGGTTGGTGACCATATTGATGAGGCTTTTATGAAAGCAAAACGCAAAGTGATCATTTCTACCTTTGCTTCGAATGTCAATCGTGTTCAGCAGGTTGTTTCTGCAGCACTTAAGACAAATCGTAAGCTTGCGTTGCTTGGCCGCAGTATGGTAAATGTCATTGATGTAGCGATTAAACGTGGATATCTGCAAGTTCCTGAAGGTATGTTAATCGAACCACATCAAATCAATGCACTGCCCCCAGAACAGGTGGCAATTCTATGTACAGGAAGTCAAGGTGAGCCATTGGCCGCTCTTGCCCGCTTGTCGACATCCTCTTTTCGTGGTGTAGAAATTTTACCTGAGGACACGGTGATTTTAGCTGCCTCACCTATTCCAGGGAATGAACGCAATGTATCACGAATCATCGACAACTTATTTCAGCTTGGTGCACATGTCATCTACGGCTCAGGCAGTTCAACAGGCATGCATGTATCAGGGCACGGCTACCAAGAAGATTTAAAATTAATGCTCACATTAATGAAACCGACTTATTTTATCCCGATACATGGTGAATTTAGAATGCTGCATCACCACAGACAGCTAGCGGAGTCTGTTGGTGTACGAAAAAATCATACATTTATCATTAACAATGGGGATGTTGTTGATATTGAAAACAAAGAGGCACGGCAAACTCGTAAAATCCCATCTGGTAATACATATGTAGATGGAATTGGTGTTGGTGATGTTGGCGAGATTGTATTACGAGATCGCAAACAATTATCAGAGGATGGAATGATCGTGATTGTTTTAACAATTAGTAAATCAGAAAGAAAAATGATATCACGCCCTGATACGATTTCACGTGGCTTTGTGTATGCGCGAGACTCTGAGGACCTGCTTCGAAAGGTTAATCACCTTGTCGAAAAAAACGTTAACGACTTATTAGCTGAGGACATCCATCAATGGAATGTGCTTAAACAAAACATTAAAAAATCATTGGGACAATATTTATTTGAAAAAACGAAGCGGAAACCGATGATTTTACCGATCATTATTGAGGTGTAG